A region of Coleofasciculaceae cyanobacterium DNA encodes the following proteins:
- a CDS encoding carbonic anhydrase family protein: protein MKRRGLLKFLLVEAIALNYLPSDRARASTWSYTGETGTDFWGELDSEFAVCSSGQAQSPINLESGVTAAVGNLELNYQDTPLAIVNNGRTIRVNYQPGSNLTLDGQVYELLQFHFHQPSEHLVLGKPFAMEAHFVHQNLATGDLVVLAVLMSEGAINPALDTIWQKISVADNLADREAQVSDLVINALQLLPKNSDRYYRYLGSLTTPPCSEIVTWLVLKQPISVSKWQIARFLEVIGNNARPIQALNQRALLEFN, encoded by the coding sequence ATGAAGCGAAGAGGTTTATTAAAATTTTTGCTGGTAGAAGCGATCGCCTTGAACTATTTACCTTCAGACAGGGCGCGGGCTAGTACCTGGAGTTACACGGGAGAAACGGGGACAGACTTTTGGGGAGAACTCGATTCGGAGTTTGCGGTTTGCAGTTCAGGTCAAGCTCAATCACCAATTAATCTAGAATCTGGAGTAACTGCCGCTGTGGGGAACTTAGAACTTAATTATCAAGATACGCCTTTGGCAATTGTCAACAACGGTCGCACTATTAGAGTTAACTATCAGCCAGGAAGTAATTTAACTTTAGATGGTCAAGTATACGAACTGTTGCAGTTTCATTTTCATCAACCTAGTGAGCATCTAGTATTAGGCAAGCCGTTTGCGATGGAGGCGCATTTTGTACATCAGAATTTAGCTACAGGTGATTTAGTTGTCTTGGCTGTGTTAATGTCTGAAGGTGCAATTAATCCAGCTTTAGACACTATCTGGCAAAAAATTTCCGTTGCCGATAATTTAGCTGATCGAGAAGCTCAAGTGTCAGACTTGGTGATTAATGCTCTCCAGTTGCTGCCTAAAAACAGCGATCGATACTATCGCTATCTAGGTTCTCTTACCACTCCTCCCTGTTCAGAAATTGTTACCTGGCTGGTTTTGAAGCAACCAATATCAGTATCAAAATGGCAAATTGCTCGTTTTCTAGAAGTGATTGGCAATAATGCCAGACCGATTCAAGCGTTAAATCAAAGAGCGTTACTGGAATTTAATTGA
- a CDS encoding FAD-dependent oxidoreductase, with protein sequence MSKIVIIGCGVVGAAIAYELSLVSGLDITVVEKNTPASGSTRAALGVLMGAISHKKKGRAWRFRATSLKRYPTLISELEAKTGLNISVNRQGIFKLLFRGDDLEKWQKLQEFRALSGWKLEIGDRTYVSQQCPHLVSEQIIGAVYSPQDAQVNPVELTKALVAAATANGVKFHFGVEVKDFTTHSDHELSTCQQIATTIGKIEVEQLIIAAGLGSTPLTKSLQQTIAIRPVLGQAIKLRLDRSLGNPNFQPVITGNDIHLVPLGDRAYWLGATVEFPTETGESIADAELLKKVIQGAIAFCPDLKTATVLETWSGKRPRPEGISAPIIENLSGYSNVLLATAHYRNGVLLAPATAIEVAQILTRKKTI encoded by the coding sequence ATGAGCAAAATTGTCATTATTGGCTGTGGGGTTGTCGGCGCAGCGATCGCCTATGAACTTAGCCTGGTTTCAGGGTTAGATATTACCGTAGTTGAAAAAAATACTCCTGCTTCTGGTTCAACTAGGGCAGCTTTGGGAGTATTGATGGGGGCAATTAGCCATAAGAAAAAAGGCAGGGCTTGGCGGTTTCGTGCTACGAGTTTGAAACGCTATCCAACTTTAATTTCTGAACTTGAAGCTAAAACAGGGCTGAATATTTCTGTAAATCGTCAGGGAATCTTTAAACTGTTGTTTAGGGGAGATGATTTAGAAAAATGGCAAAAGCTACAGGAATTTCGCGCTTTGTCAGGCTGGAAACTAGAAATAGGCGATCGCACTTACGTTAGTCAGCAATGCCCTCATCTAGTCAGCGAGCAAATTATTGGTGCTGTATATTCTCCCCAGGATGCACAAGTTAATCCTGTTGAACTTACTAAAGCTCTCGTCGCTGCTGCCACAGCTAACGGAGTTAAGTTTCACTTTGGAGTAGAGGTAAAGGATTTTACTACTCACTCAGATCATGAACTATCAACCTGTCAGCAAATAGCAACCACTATTGGCAAAATTGAAGTCGAACAGCTAATTATTGCCGCAGGTTTGGGTTCAACTCCTTTAACTAAATCTTTACAGCAAACTATTGCGATCCGTCCTGTATTAGGACAGGCGATTAAACTTAGGTTGGATCGCTCTTTGGGTAATCCAAATTTTCAACCCGTAATTACAGGTAATGATATTCATCTCGTACCTTTAGGCGATCGAGCATATTGGCTGGGTGCAACGGTAGAATTTCCCACCGAAACAGGAGAAAGTATTGCTGATGCTGAATTATTAAAGAAAGTGATCCAGGGTGCGATCGCTTTTTGTCCAGATTTAAAAACCGCAACTGTGTTAGAAACTTGGTCTGGTAAACGACCTCGTCCTGAAGGCATTTCCGCCCCAATCATTGAAAACCTATCTGGCTATAGTAATGTTTTGCTAGCTACGGCACACTATCGTAACGGTGTCTTACTCGCTCCTGCAACAGCTATAGAAGTCGCTCAGATTTTAACCAGGAAAAAGACAATTTAG
- the psbQ gene encoding photosystem II protein PsbQ, with protein MKIFRPILSLILVLATTLLISCGGPSVSAPPTYTPEKLQTIRTYSIPLDVARQRIPELGESIANEDWANANSFLHGPLGSIRRDLTYLSNALLPDEQEPALNVAKDIFKHFENIDAAVSEKNYTVAINQYKEVVSDLDAYASLIPQTKESVNQAEAAMESAENVFEGVKDEVKETVDKITPDFDGNA; from the coding sequence ATGAAAATTTTTCGTCCTATTCTATCTTTAATATTAGTTTTAGCTACAACCCTTTTAATTAGCTGTGGTGGGCCTAGTGTGTCTGCGCCACCAACCTATACCCCCGAAAAACTTCAAACAATCAGAACTTATAGTATTCCTTTAGACGTAGCCCGTCAGAGAATTCCCGAACTGGGTGAGTCGATTGCGAACGAAGATTGGGCTAATGCCAATTCTTTTTTACATGGGCCTCTTGGTTCGATCAGAAGGGACTTGACTTATTTATCTAATGCTTTGCTTCCAGATGAACAAGAGCCTGCTTTAAATGTCGCTAAAGATATCTTCAAACATTTTGAAAATATTGATGCTGCTGTCAGCGAGAAAAACTACACTGTAGCAATTAATCAGTATAAGGAAGTCGTCTCCGATCTGGATGCTTACGCTAGTTTAATTCCTCAGACTAAAGAGTCGGTCAATCAAGCTGAAGCCGCAATGGAATCAGCAGAAAATGTATTTGAAGGTGTAAAAGATGAAGTTAAAGAAACCGTAGATAAAATTACTCCTGATTTTGATGGTAATGCTTAA